In Pseudomonas saudiphocaensis, one DNA window encodes the following:
- a CDS encoding YqaA family protein, giving the protein MLDLSAYLGLFMAAFAAATLLPAQSEAVLVGLLLSGNFSITALLLVATLGNVLGSLVNWLLGRSIERLRHKRWFPATPQQLEKAQRSYHRYGRWSLLLSWVPIIGDPLTLVAGMLREPLWSFLLLVTLAKGMRYLVLAAVALGGL; this is encoded by the coding sequence GTGCTCGATCTTTCCGCCTATCTGGGCCTGTTCATGGCCGCCTTCGCCGCCGCCACGCTGTTGCCGGCGCAATCCGAAGCGGTGCTGGTGGGGCTGTTGCTCAGCGGAAACTTCTCAATCACGGCGCTGCTCCTGGTGGCGACGCTGGGCAACGTGCTGGGTTCGCTGGTCAACTGGTTGCTGGGCCGCTCCATCGAGCGTCTGCGCCACAAGCGCTGGTTCCCGGCCACCCCCCAGCAGCTGGAAAAAGCCCAGCGAAGCTACCACCGCTACGGTCGCTGGTCACTGTTGCTGAGCTGGGTGCCCATTATCGGTGACCCGCTTACTCTGGTCGCCGGCATGCTGCGCGAACCCCTGTGGAGTTTCCTCCTGCTGGTGACGCTGGCGAAGGGCATGCGCTATTTGGTGCTGGCAGCAGTGGCGCTGGGCGGGCTGTAA
- a CDS encoding class 1 fructose-bisphosphatase, with translation MSRVTLSRYLIEQTRSNNTPADLRFLIEVVARACKAISHQVSKGALGGVLGSMETENVQGEVQKKLDVLSNEILLEANEWGGTLAGMASEEMDKPYQIPGRYPKGAYLLLFDPLDGSSNIDVNVSVGTIFSVLRCPGNCFSQNDSLGDEAFLQPGTKQVAAGYAIYGPQTMLMLTLGDGVMGFTLDRELGSFVLTHDNIRVPHSTAEFAINMSNQRHWDEPVKRYVSELLAGEEGPLGKNYNMRWIASMVADVHRILTRGGLFMYPWDAREPEKPGKLRLMYEANPMSFIIEQAGGAATDGKQRILEVEPTSLHQRVPVFLGSPEEVERVTGYHKG, from the coding sequence ATGTCACGCGTAACCCTGAGCCGCTACCTGATCGAGCAGACTCGCAGCAACAACACCCCTGCGGATTTGCGCTTCCTTATCGAGGTGGTGGCGCGGGCGTGCAAGGCAATCAGCCATCAGGTTTCCAAGGGCGCGCTGGGCGGCGTGCTGGGCAGCATGGAAACCGAGAACGTACAGGGTGAGGTGCAGAAGAAGCTGGACGTGCTGTCCAACGAAATCCTGCTCGAAGCCAACGAGTGGGGCGGCACCCTGGCCGGCATGGCCTCCGAGGAGATGGACAAACCGTACCAGATTCCCGGTCGCTATCCCAAGGGCGCCTACTTGCTGCTCTTCGATCCGTTGGACGGCTCATCGAACATTGACGTCAACGTTTCGGTTGGCACCATCTTCTCGGTGCTGCGCTGCCCGGGCAATTGCTTCAGCCAGAATGATTCCCTTGGCGATGAAGCCTTCCTCCAGCCCGGCACCAAGCAGGTCGCGGCTGGCTATGCCATTTACGGCCCGCAGACCATGCTGATGTTGACTCTGGGTGACGGGGTCATGGGCTTCACCCTGGACCGCGAGCTCGGCAGCTTCGTGCTTACCCACGACAATATCCGGGTACCGCACAGCACCGCCGAATTCGCCATCAACATGTCCAACCAGCGTCACTGGGACGAGCCGGTCAAACGCTACGTCAGCGAGCTGCTGGCCGGTGAAGAAGGCCCGCTGGGCAAAAACTACAACATGCGCTGGATCGCCTCGATGGTGGCCGATGTGCATCGCATCCTCACCCGCGGTGGTCTGTTCATGTACCCCTGGGACGCTCGCGAGCCGGAGAAGCCCGGCAAGCTGCGTCTGATGTACGAGGCCAACCCCATGTCCTTCATCATCGAGCAGGCCGGCGGTGCTGCCACCGATGGCAAGCAGCGCATCCTCGAAGTCGAGCCGACCTCCCTGCACCAACGTGTACCGGTATTCCTCGGCTCGCCGGAAGAGGTCGAGCGCGTCACCGGTTATCACAAGGGCTGA
- a CDS encoding thioesterase domain-containing protein, with amino-acid sequence MSRDSRYLEELLHHDIPLTRALGLRVEQWENHELRVKVPLQENINHKSSMFGGSLYCASVLAGWGWLHLRLREAGIEDGHIVIHEGQIAYPLPVVDDATAICSAPDDSAWERFETIYRRRGRARLTLHSRILTEDGRDAVRFTGQFVLHK; translated from the coding sequence ATGAGTCGCGACAGCCGCTATCTGGAAGAGCTTCTGCACCATGACATCCCCTTGACGCGCGCGCTGGGGCTGCGTGTTGAGCAATGGGAAAATCACGAATTACGCGTGAAGGTGCCGCTGCAAGAGAACATCAATCACAAGAGCAGCATGTTCGGCGGCAGTCTTTACTGCGCCTCGGTACTCGCTGGCTGGGGCTGGCTGCACCTGCGCCTGCGCGAGGCCGGCATCGAGGATGGGCATATCGTCATCCACGAAGGGCAGATTGCCTACCCGCTGCCGGTGGTCGACGACGCCACGGCTATCTGCTCGGCGCCTGATGACAGCGCCTGGGAGCGCTTCGAGACCATCTACCGTCGCCGAGGCCGCGCGCGCCTCACGCTGCATAGCCGCATCCTGACCGAAGATGGCCGCGATGCCGTGCGCTTCACCGGGCAGTTTGTGCTGCATAAATAG
- a CDS encoding CBS domain-containing protein, translating to MKTVGQVVSAKADVSVHTIVETASVLEVLQVMAEKNVGALPVVNADGQLVGIVSERDYARKGVLKGRSSFATPVSTIMTASLVTVEPHQGLEECMQLMTDRHLRHLPVLEGGQLVGMLSIGDVVKELVAEKESLIQHLEQYIRGQ from the coding sequence ATGAAAACGGTTGGACAGGTCGTCAGCGCCAAAGCGGATGTCAGCGTGCACACCATCGTCGAGACAGCCAGTGTGCTCGAGGTGTTGCAGGTGATGGCGGAAAAGAACGTCGGCGCCTTGCCGGTGGTCAATGCCGATGGCCAGCTGGTCGGGATCGTCAGTGAACGCGACTACGCGCGCAAAGGCGTGCTCAAGGGGCGTTCATCGTTCGCCACTCCGGTGAGCACCATCATGACCGCCAGCCTGGTGACCGTCGAACCGCATCAGGGGCTGGAAGAGTGCATGCAGCTGATGACCGATCGCCACCTGCGCCACCTGCCGGTATTGGAGGGGGGCCAACTGGTCGGCATGCTTTCCATCGGTGACGTGGTCAAGGAACTGGTCGCTGAGAAGGAAAGCCTGATTCAGCATCTGGAGCAATACATTCGCGGTCAATAA
- a CDS encoding carbonic anhydrase, translating to MCLENIPNETAQEALDSLVAGVMRFREDVYPQQRELFAKLAHEQTPRAMFITCADSRILPELITQSSPGDLFVTRNVGNIVPPYGQMNGGVSTAIEFAVMALGVKHIIVCGHSDCGAMKAVLEPSSLERMPTVKSWLRHAEVARTVVEENCGCANESTLRILTEENVLAQLEHLRTHPSVAARLASGQLFIHGWLYNIGTSEIRAYDAARGEFRLIGDGPLPMATPKSRYV from the coding sequence ATGTGCCTCGAAAACATTCCCAACGAAACTGCGCAGGAAGCGCTCGACAGCCTTGTCGCAGGCGTTATGCGCTTTCGCGAGGATGTGTACCCGCAGCAGCGTGAGCTGTTTGCCAAACTGGCCCACGAGCAGACACCGCGGGCGATGTTTATCACCTGTGCTGATTCGCGAATTCTGCCGGAGCTGATTACCCAGAGCTCACCGGGCGACCTGTTCGTCACTCGCAACGTGGGCAACATCGTGCCGCCTTACGGGCAGATGAACGGCGGTGTCTCGACCGCCATCGAGTTCGCCGTAATGGCGCTTGGGGTCAAGCACATCATTGTATGTGGGCATTCGGACTGTGGTGCGATGAAGGCGGTGCTCGAGCCGTCCAGCCTGGAGCGCATGCCCACGGTCAAGAGCTGGCTGCGGCATGCCGAGGTGGCTCGTACGGTGGTGGAGGAGAACTGCGGCTGTGCCAATGAAAGCACCCTGCGCATTCTCACCGAGGAAAACGTGCTGGCGCAGCTTGAGCACCTTCGCACCCATCCTTCGGTGGCGGCGCGTCTGGCCAGCGGGCAGCTGTTTATCCACGGCTGGCTCTACAACATCGGCACCAGTGAAATCCGCGCTTATGACGCAGCGCGTGGCGAGTTCCGTCTGATTGGCGATGGGCCTTTGCCGATGGCTACGCCCAAGTCGCGTTACGTCTGA
- a CDS encoding DUF924 family protein: MSAPWQELLNWWFGQSRTAQQIVKEKHSLWFGYKPKQDREARERFGDLCEQALAGGLQDWLRSAQSWLALILLLDQLPRMIHRGTPRAFAGDQRARDVLSEGMAQGFDRLLTPIERVFPYLVLEHAENLADQDLAVEKFTELRDLAGAGELPAFEDFLDYAHRHRDVIARFGRFPHRNAILGRTSSEAEQDYLDRPGAGF, translated from the coding sequence GTGTCCGCGCCGTGGCAGGAGCTGCTGAACTGGTGGTTTGGCCAGAGCCGCACGGCGCAGCAGATCGTCAAGGAAAAGCACAGCCTGTGGTTCGGCTACAAACCCAAGCAGGACCGCGAGGCGCGTGAGCGCTTCGGCGATCTGTGCGAGCAGGCCCTTGCTGGCGGCCTGCAGGATTGGTTGCGCTCCGCGCAGAGCTGGTTGGCGCTGATCCTGCTGCTTGACCAGCTGCCGCGCATGATCCACCGCGGCACACCACGGGCATTTGCCGGCGATCAGCGTGCCCGGGACGTGCTCAGCGAGGGCATGGCGCAGGGGTTCGACAGGCTGCTCACTCCCATTGAGCGGGTCTTCCCTTATCTGGTGCTGGAGCACGCCGAGAACCTGGCGGATCAGGATCTGGCCGTGGAGAAATTCACCGAGTTGCGTGACCTGGCCGGAGCAGGCGAGCTACCCGCTTTTGAGGATTTTCTCGACTATGCCCATCGGCATCGCGACGTGATCGCCCGCTTTGGCCGCTTTCCCCACCGCAATGCAATCCTTGGCCGCACATCGAGCGAAGCCGAGCAGGACTATCTAGACCGGCCCGGGGCAGGATTTTAA
- a CDS encoding acetyl-CoA carboxylase biotin carboxylase subunit encodes MIKKLLIANRGEIAVRIVRACAEMGVRSVAVFSEADRHALHVKRADESYFIGEDPLAGYLNPRKLVNLAVETGCDALHPGYGFLSENPELAEICAECGIKFVGPSASVIRRMGDKTEARRSMIAAGVPVTPGTEGNVADLDEALREAERLGYPVMLKATSGGGGRGIRRCNSAEELKHAYPRVISEATKAFGSADVFLEKCIVDPRHIEAQVLADSFGSTVHLFERDCSIQRRNQKLIEIAPSPQLTPEQRAYIGDLAVRAAKAVGYENAGTVEFLLADGEVYFMEMNTRVQVEHTITEEITGIDIVREQIRIASGLPLSVKQEDIQYRGFAIQFRINAEEPRNNFLPNFGKITRYYAPGGPGVRTDTAIYTGYTIPPFYDSMCLKLIVWALTWEEAIARGSRALDDMRVQGVKTTATYYQQILANPDFRSGNFNTSFVDNHPELLNYSIKRKPGQLALAIAAAIAAHAGL; translated from the coding sequence GTGATCAAGAAGCTGCTGATCGCCAACCGAGGTGAAATTGCCGTCCGCATTGTGCGGGCCTGCGCCGAAATGGGCGTGCGCTCGGTGGCGGTTTTCTCCGAGGCCGACCGTCATGCACTGCACGTCAAGCGTGCCGACGAGTCGTATTTCATTGGCGAAGATCCGCTGGCGGGATATTTGAACCCGCGCAAACTGGTCAACCTGGCGGTGGAAACCGGCTGCGATGCGCTGCATCCCGGCTATGGTTTCCTGTCGGAAAACCCTGAGCTGGCCGAGATCTGCGCAGAGTGCGGAATCAAGTTCGTCGGCCCTTCGGCGTCCGTGATTCGCCGCATGGGCGACAAGACCGAAGCGCGCCGCTCAATGATTGCTGCTGGCGTTCCGGTCACACCCGGCACCGAAGGCAATGTCGCCGATCTCGATGAGGCCCTGCGCGAGGCCGAGCGCCTCGGTTACCCGGTGATGCTCAAGGCGACTTCGGGTGGCGGCGGGCGCGGCATTCGCCGCTGCAATAGCGCCGAGGAGCTGAAGCACGCCTATCCGCGGGTGATTTCCGAGGCGACCAAAGCCTTCGGTTCGGCAGATGTGTTCCTTGAGAAGTGCATCGTCGATCCTCGTCATATCGAGGCGCAGGTATTGGCCGACAGCTTCGGCAGCACCGTGCACCTGTTCGAGCGCGACTGCTCCATTCAGCGGCGCAACCAGAAGCTCATTGAGATTGCCCCAAGCCCTCAGCTCACGCCGGAGCAGCGCGCCTATATCGGCGATCTCGCTGTACGTGCCGCCAAGGCGGTGGGCTACGAGAACGCCGGTACCGTGGAGTTTCTGCTCGCCGATGGCGAGGTGTACTTCATGGAGATGAACACCCGGGTGCAGGTGGAGCACACCATCACCGAAGAGATCACCGGCATCGACATCGTTCGCGAGCAGATTCGTATCGCCTCCGGCCTGCCGCTTTCAGTCAAGCAGGAAGATATCCAGTACCGCGGCTTTGCCATCCAGTTCCGGATCAATGCCGAGGAGCCGCGCAACAACTTCCTGCCCAACTTCGGCAAGATCACCCGCTACTACGCTCCCGGCGGCCCCGGTGTGCGTACTGATACCGCGATCTATACCGGTTACACCATCCCGCCGTTCTACGACTCGATGTGCCTGAAACTGATCGTCTGGGCTCTCACCTGGGAAGAAGCCATCGCCCGCGGCTCCCGCGCGCTGGACGACATGCGTGTGCAGGGTGTGAAGACCACGGCTACCTACTATCAGCAGATCCTCGCCAATCCGGATTTCCGCAGTGGCAACTTCAATACCAGTTTCGTGGACAATCATCCCGAACTGCTGAACTACTCGATCAAGCGCAAGCCGGGCCAGCTGGCCCTGGCCATCGCGGCAGCCATTGCCGCCCACGCCGGCCTGTAA
- the oadA gene encoding sodium-extruding oxaloacetate decarboxylase subunit alpha, translating to MSKQITVTDTILRDAHQSLLATRMRTEDMLPICEKLDRVGYWSLEVWGGATFDACVRFLKEDPWERLRKLRAALPNTRLQMLLRGQNLLGYRHYSDDVVEAFVAKAAENGIDVFRIFDAMNDVRNLETAIRAVKKAGKHAQGTICYTTSPVHTTEAFVAQAQTMADMGVDSIAIKDMAGLLTPYATGALVKALKNALPQLEVVVHSHDTAGVASMCQLKAIENGADRIDTAISSMAWGTSHPGTESMVAALKGSEYDTGLDLKLIQEIGLYFYAVRKKYHQFESEFTGVDTRVQVNQVPGGMISNLANQLKEQGSLHLMDEVLAEIPRVRKDLGYPPLVTPTSQIVGTQAFFNVLAGERYKTITNEVKLYLQGRYGKAAGEICERLRFQAIGHEEVIVCRPADLLKPEMERLRGEIGQLAQSEEDVLTYAMFPDIGRKFLEERAAGTLAPEVLLPIPDGSSVSSPADEGVPTEFIIDVHGESYRVDITGVGVKGEGKRHFFLSIDGMPEEVVFEPLNNFVGEGGGKRKQASAPGDVSTSMPGNVVDVLVKEGDVVKAGQPVLISEAMKMETEIQAPIAGTVKAVHVGKGDRVTPGDLLIEIA from the coding sequence ATGAGCAAGCAAATTACCGTCACCGATACCATCCTGCGCGATGCCCACCAGTCCCTGCTGGCTACCCGCATGCGCACCGAGGACATGCTGCCGATCTGCGAAAAGCTGGATCGCGTGGGCTACTGGTCGCTGGAAGTCTGGGGCGGCGCCACCTTCGACGCCTGCGTGCGCTTCCTCAAGGAAGACCCTTGGGAGCGCCTGCGCAAGCTGCGCGCCGCACTGCCCAACACCCGTCTGCAGATGCTGCTGCGCGGCCAGAACCTGCTCGGCTACCGCCACTACAGCGACGACGTGGTGGAAGCCTTCGTTGCCAAGGCAGCCGAGAACGGCATTGATGTGTTCCGCATTTTCGATGCGATGAACGATGTGCGTAATCTGGAAACCGCCATCCGCGCCGTGAAAAAGGCCGGCAAGCATGCCCAGGGCACCATCTGCTACACCACCAGCCCGGTACATACCACCGAAGCCTTCGTTGCCCAGGCGCAGACCATGGCCGATATGGGCGTGGATTCCATCGCCATCAAGGACATGGCCGGCCTGCTGACGCCGTACGCCACCGGTGCGCTGGTCAAGGCGCTCAAGAATGCTCTGCCGCAGCTGGAAGTGGTGGTGCATTCCCATGACACGGCCGGCGTGGCCAGCATGTGTCAGCTCAAGGCCATCGAGAACGGTGCCGATCGCATCGATACCGCCATCTCCAGCATGGCCTGGGGCACCAGCCATCCGGGCACCGAATCCATGGTTGCCGCGCTCAAGGGCAGCGAGTACGACACCGGCCTTGATCTCAAGCTGATCCAGGAGATCGGTCTGTACTTCTATGCCGTGCGCAAGAAGTACCACCAGTTCGAAAGCGAGTTCACCGGCGTCGATACCCGGGTGCAGGTCAACCAGGTGCCCGGTGGGATGATTTCCAACCTGGCCAACCAGCTCAAGGAGCAGGGGTCGCTGCATCTGATGGATGAGGTGCTCGCCGAGATTCCTCGCGTGCGCAAGGACCTTGGCTATCCGCCGCTGGTCACGCCCACTTCGCAGATCGTCGGCACTCAGGCGTTCTTCAACGTGCTGGCAGGCGAGCGCTACAAGACCATCACCAATGAAGTGAAACTCTATCTGCAGGGCCGCTACGGCAAGGCGGCAGGTGAGATTTGCGAGCGCTTGCGCTTCCAGGCCATCGGTCATGAAGAAGTCATCGTCTGCCGCCCGGCCGACCTGCTCAAGCCGGAAATGGAGCGTTTGCGTGGCGAGATCGGTCAGTTGGCGCAGAGTGAGGAAGACGTGCTGACCTATGCGATGTTCCCCGACATCGGCCGCAAGTTCCTTGAGGAGCGCGCTGCCGGCACGCTGGCTCCCGAAGTCCTGCTACCGATCCCTGATGGCAGCAGCGTCAGCTCTCCGGCCGACGAAGGTGTTCCGACCGAATTCATCATCGACGTGCATGGCGAAAGCTACCGCGTGGATATCACCGGCGTTGGCGTCAAGGGCGAGGGCAAGCGTCACTTCTTCCTTTCCATCGATGGCATGCCGGAAGAGGTGGTGTTCGAGCCGCTGAACAATTTCGTCGGTGAAGGCGGCGGCAAGCGCAAGCAGGCCAGCGCACCGGGCGACGTCAGCACCAGCATGCCGGGCAATGTGGTCGATGTGCTGGTCAAGGAAGGTGATGTGGTCAAGGCGGGGCAGCCGGTGCTGATCAGCGAAGCGATGAAGATGGAAACCGAGATCCAGGCGCCCATCGCCGGTACGGTGAAGGCCGTTCACGTCGGCAAGGGTGACCGTGTGACCCCCGGTGACCTGCTGATCGAGATCGCTTGA
- a CDS encoding glycogen/starch/alpha-glucan phosphorylase yields MTQQLHAPTADEVEAFRETILAKLTYSIGKDPEHASDHDWFEAVALATRDRMIDQWMDRTRESYRQGKKRVYYLSLEFLIGRLLIDSLSNLGLLETARQALAGINVDFERIRLTEPDAALGNGGLGRLAACFMESMATLGIAAHGYGIRYDHGLFRQAIVDGWQHEQTETWLNFGNPWEFERPEVSYLIGFGGSVMALPAEGPGKEPRHFWHWSEGVRAIAYDTPIVGWRGASVNTLRLWRARAEADFHLERFNAGDHVGAVSEGARAESISRVLYPADSTEAGQELRLRQEYFFVAASLQDLLRRHMDQRGTLLNLPEFASIQLNDTHPAIAVAELMRLLVDVNGIAWNKAWELTVATMSYTNHTLLPEALETWSVGLMERLLPRHMQIIYLINAHHLDALRERGIHNLELLRSVSLIEESNGRRVRMGNLAFLGSHSINGVSALHTGLMRETVFTDLHSLFPNRISNKTNGITFRRWLYQSNPQLTALLVEHLGEELLDDPENMLRQLEPYAEQAQFRARFAAQRLENKQLLARIIQEQLGIEVDPSALFDVHVKRIHEYKRQLLNLLHTVALYQAIRSDPGGNWVPRVKIFAGKAAASYHTAKMIIKLTNDIARTINDDPTVRGLLKVVFLPNYNVSLAERIIPAADLSEQISTAGLEASGTSNMKFALNGALTIGTLDGANVEMSEQIGLEHMFIFGLTAQEVEARKQAGEYNAEATIFGSSRLNEALLSIRDGAFSADDPARYTALIDGLKWQDTFMVCADFEAYWHAQLEVEARWRDPNNWWRSAVLNTARTGWFSSDRTIREYAEDIWKVL; encoded by the coding sequence ATGACGCAACAATTGCACGCCCCCACAGCCGATGAGGTCGAAGCCTTTCGCGAGACCATTCTTGCCAAACTGACTTACTCCATCGGCAAGGACCCCGAGCACGCGTCCGATCACGACTGGTTCGAGGCGGTGGCGCTGGCCACCCGGGATCGCATGATCGACCAGTGGATGGACCGCACGCGCGAGAGCTATCGCCAGGGCAAGAAGCGCGTCTACTACCTCTCGTTGGAATTCTTGATCGGCCGGCTGCTGATCGACAGCCTGAGCAACCTCGGTCTGCTGGAAACCGCGCGCCAGGCATTGGCCGGCATCAATGTGGATTTCGAACGCATCCGCCTGACCGAGCCGGATGCGGCGCTGGGCAATGGCGGCCTGGGCCGCTTGGCCGCCTGCTTTATGGAAAGCATGGCTACCCTGGGCATCGCCGCCCACGGCTACGGCATCCGCTACGACCATGGCCTGTTCCGCCAGGCCATTGTCGACGGCTGGCAGCACGAGCAGACCGAGACCTGGCTGAACTTCGGCAATCCCTGGGAGTTCGAGCGACCCGAGGTCAGCTACCTGATCGGCTTTGGCGGCAGCGTCATGGCATTGCCCGCCGAAGGGCCGGGCAAGGAGCCGCGACATTTCTGGCACTGGTCCGAAGGCGTGCGGGCCATCGCCTACGACACGCCCATCGTTGGCTGGCGTGGCGCCAGCGTGAATACCTTGCGGTTGTGGCGTGCCAGGGCTGAAGCGGATTTTCATCTGGAGCGCTTCAATGCCGGCGACCATGTGGGAGCGGTGAGCGAGGGCGCGCGGGCCGAAAGCATCTCGCGAGTGCTCTATCCCGCCGACAGCACTGAAGCCGGGCAGGAGCTGCGCCTGCGCCAGGAGTATTTCTTCGTTGCGGCATCGCTGCAGGACCTGCTGCGGCGGCATATGGATCAGCGCGGTACCCTGCTGAACCTGCCGGAGTTCGCTTCCATTCAGCTCAACGACACCCATCCGGCGATTGCCGTGGCGGAGCTGATGCGGTTGTTGGTGGACGTTAACGGCATCGCCTGGAACAAGGCCTGGGAGCTGACGGTAGCGACCATGTCCTACACCAACCACACGTTGCTGCCTGAGGCTTTGGAAACCTGGTCCGTCGGCCTGATGGAGCGATTGCTACCGCGCCATATGCAAATCATCTACCTGATCAATGCGCATCATCTTGACGCCCTGCGCGAGCGCGGCATTCACAACCTGGAATTGCTGCGCTCCGTGTCGCTGATCGAGGAAAGTAATGGCCGGCGGGTGCGCATGGGCAACCTGGCATTTCTCGGCTCGCACAGCATTAATGGCGTTTCGGCGCTGCACACCGGCCTGATGCGCGAGACGGTATTTACCGATCTGCATTCGCTGTTTCCGAACCGTATCAGTAACAAGACCAACGGCATTACCTTTCGACGCTGGCTGTACCAGTCCAACCCGCAACTGACCGCTCTGCTGGTCGAGCACCTCGGTGAGGAGCTGCTCGATGACCCGGAAAACATGCTGCGCCAGCTTGAGCCCTATGCCGAGCAGGCGCAGTTCCGGGCACGCTTCGCTGCCCAAAGGCTGGAAAACAAGCAGCTGTTGGCGAGGATTATTCAGGAACAGCTGGGCATTGAAGTTGATCCTTCCGCCCTGTTCGATGTGCATGTCAAACGTATCCACGAATACAAGCGCCAGCTGCTGAATCTGCTGCACACCGTGGCGCTGTATCAGGCGATTCGCTCCGATCCGGGCGGTAACTGGGTGCCGCGGGTGAAGATCTTCGCCGGCAAGGCGGCAGCCAGTTATCACACCGCCAAGATGATTATCAAACTGACCAACGATATCGCTCGCACCATCAACGACGATCCGACGGTGCGCGGTCTGCTCAAGGTGGTGTTTTTGCCCAATTACAACGTCAGCCTGGCCGAGCGCATCATTCCGGCAGCGGACCTTTCCGAGCAGATTTCCACTGCCGGACTGGAGGCGTCGGGCACCAGCAACATGAAGTTCGCCCTCAATGGCGCGCTGACCATCGGCACCCTGGACGGCGCCAATGTGGAAATGAGCGAGCAGATCGGCCTGGAGCACATGTTTATCTTCGGCCTTACCGCGCAGGAGGTGGAGGCGCGCAAGCAGGCGGGGGAATACAACGCCGAAGCGACCATCTTTGGCTCGTCGCGGCTCAATGAAGCACTCCTGTCGATTCGCGATGGGGCCTTTTCCGCCGATGATCCGGCTCGCTACACGGCGCTGATCGATGGCCTCAAATGGCAGGATACCTTTATGGTCTGCGCTGATTTCGAGGCCTATTGGCACGCGCAGCTCGAGGTAGAGGCGCGCTGGCGCGACCCGAACAACTGGTGGCGCTCGGCGGTGCTCAACACCGCGCGTACCGGCTGGTTCTCGTCAGACAGGACCATCCGCGAATACGCCGAGGATATCTGGAAGGTGTTGTAA
- the phnN gene encoding phosphonate metabolism protein/1,5-bisphosphokinase (PRPP-forming) PhnN: protein MKGRLIYLVGPSGSGKDSLLDAARERLTERGVCIARRVITRSAEAVGEEAEAVSFEEFERLEASGAFAMSWRANGLAYGIPTQIDHWLDEGNDVVVNGSRAYLSQARLRYPELLAILLNVRPEVLRQRLLARNRETAEQIEQRLARNARFENAASDLHLLDNSGELEQTVQGLLKMLETA from the coding sequence ATGAAAGGCAGGTTGATCTATCTCGTCGGTCCTTCCGGCTCGGGCAAGGACAGCCTGCTCGATGCCGCGCGCGAGCGCCTGACAGAACGCGGCGTGTGCATCGCCCGACGGGTCATCACGCGCTCGGCCGAAGCCGTTGGCGAAGAAGCTGAGGCGGTCAGCTTCGAGGAATTCGAACGTCTCGAGGCCAGCGGCGCCTTCGCCATGAGCTGGCGCGCAAACGGCCTGGCCTATGGTATTCCGACGCAGATAGATCATTGGCTGGATGAAGGCAATGATGTGGTGGTCAATGGCTCCCGCGCATACCTGTCCCAGGCGCGCCTGCGCTATCCCGAGCTGCTGGCGATCCTGCTGAACGTCAGGCCCGAGGTGCTGCGCCAGCGCCTGCTGGCACGCAATCGCGAAACCGCCGAACAAATCGAACAGCGCCTGGCCCGGAATGCGCGCTTTGAAAACGCGGCGAGCGATCTGCATCTGCTGGACAACTCCGGCGAGCTGGAGCAGACAGTGCAGGGGCTGCTGAAAATGCTGGAGACTGCCTGA
- a CDS encoding YkgJ family cysteine cluster protein → MAKLRIVPRLIASADPDRLESWARYRSGLCHDCRATCCTLPVEVRIDDLIRLELVDAFEREEPAKSIARRLTKAGVIEHFNQKNGTFTLTRLTNGDCLYLDRQTRLCTVYERRPDTCRNHPKIGPRPGYCAYQQKITAR, encoded by the coding sequence ATTGCCAAACTGCGCATCGTGCCCCGACTAATCGCTTCTGCCGACCCTGATCGCCTGGAATCCTGGGCGCGCTATAGAAGTGGTCTGTGCCACGACTGCCGCGCAACGTGCTGCACACTGCCGGTAGAGGTGCGCATTGACGACCTGATCCGCCTGGAGCTGGTCGATGCATTCGAGCGCGAAGAGCCGGCCAAGAGCATTGCCCGGCGACTGACCAAGGCCGGCGTCATCGAACACTTCAATCAGAAAAACGGCACCTTCACCCTGACTCGTCTGACCAACGGTGACTGCCTCTACCTGGATCGCCAGACCCGCCTGTGCACCGTCTATGAGCGGCGCCCCGACACCTGCCGCAATCACCCGAAAATCGGCCCAAGACCCGGCTATTGCGCCTACCAGCAGAAAATCACCGCACGCTGA